The following proteins come from a genomic window of Alosa sapidissima isolate fAloSap1 chromosome 20, fAloSap1.pri, whole genome shotgun sequence:
- the flrt1b gene encoding leucine-rich repeat transmembrane protein FLRT1, producing the protein MAAESLVELRDWLFLILLCLTLLVEVLEFAAATAAVAEAVAQDGEFQGEVPCPSACRCDDSFVYCNDRGLSIIPPLPLTAAVLYLQNNRIDNAGLPTSLERRMTVRVIYLYDNELDDFPKHLPPSLRELHLQDNNIRTLPRAALARLPLLEKLHLDDNSVSTVSIEDKAFANNPRLRLLFLSRNHLSSIPSGLPASLEELRLDDNRISTIPTHAFRGLSSLRRLFLDGNLLANQRIADDTFARLANLTELSLVRNSLLTPPLNLPSSHLLRLYLQDNALAHMPRGSLDGMKRLQKLDLSGNNLTTLPRGLFRDLDSLSQLLMRGNPWYCGCNLRWLYDWLHMRGASVTVRGLACHSPERVRGQSLKELTSEMKLCETAGEGGVVGGGGGGGGAAGKEKSGVLPTQAAPTTTRMPQGSLFTLRSKHPGHIPDLVQDHLGESGNSEAGKTLQVKVKPLTPETIHITWTAAQPAPSFRLSWLRLGTSPAMGDITETLVPGDRREYLLTQLQPQSSYIICIVPLFVNEGKSSSLSSTNLNKDHEHPACAKTETSDLTRQSDQDGTDQGTDQFAALPVAGIIGGATALVSLLLIFGIFCWYGHRVGYLAASEQSMYGRGDVVNSRASGKHYDDYAESGTIKDTSILEIRGPGFQMTPMAAHQPLQPKAKCEDMTYIHTIFPSNNTTLYRSTQNHTANSGYGTNRGYRERGIPDIDYTYT; encoded by the coding sequence ATGGCTGCCGAGAGCCTCGTGGAGCTTCGCGATTGGCTGTTCCTGATTCTCTTGTGTCTGACATTGTTAGTTGAGGTCTTGGAGTTTGCTGCGGCAACGGCAGCTGTTGCCGAGGCGGTTGCGCAGGACGGAGAGTTCCAGGGGGAGGTGCCGTGCCCCTCGGCCTGTCGCTGCGATGACAGCTTTGTTTACTGCAATGACCGAGGCCTGAGCATCATTCCGCCACTGCCTTTAACAGCCGCGGTGCTCTACCTTCAGAATAACCGCATTGATAATGCTGGATTGCCGACATCCCTAGAGCGACGAATGACTGTACGAGTTATTTACCTTTATGACAATGAACTGGATGATTTCCCAAAGCATCTACCCCCATCGCTTCGAGAACTACACCTGCAGGACAACAACATACGAACGCTACCGCGTGCTGCCCTAGCTCGACTACCACTGCTTGAAAAATTACACTTGGATGACAACTCAGTATCAACAGTGAGTATAGAAGACAAAGCATTTGCTAACAACCCACGATTGCGACTCCTATTCTTGTCACGCAACCATTTATCTAGTATTCCTTCGGGTTTGCCAGCATCTCTAGAGGAACTAAGGCTTGATGACAATCGCATATCAACTATCCCCACCCACGCTTTCCGTGGACTGTCATCCTTGAGGCGTCTCTTTCTGGACGGCAATTTGTTGGCGAATCAACGGATTGCTGATGATACTTTTGCACGCCTCGCCAACCTGACCGAGCTCTCACTGGTCCGCAACTCCCTCCTGACGCCGCCGTTGAATCTGCCCAGCTCCCACCTGCTCCGCCTCTACCTCCAGGACAACGCACTGGCACATATGCCCCGTGGGTCCCTGGACGGCATGAAGAGGCTGCAGAAGCTTGACCTGTCAGGCAACAACCTCACCACCCTCCCCCGGGGCCTTTTCCGAGACCTGGATAGTCTGTCGCAGCTGCTGATGCGTGGGAATCCGTGGTACTGTGGCTGCAATCTCCGCTGGCTGTACGACTGGCTCCACATGCGAGGCGCTTCCGTGACGGTGAGGGGTTTAGCTTGCCACAGCCCCGAGCGAGTGCGAGGGCAATCATTAAAGGAGCTCACAAGTGAGATGAAGTTATGCGAGACGGCAGGGGAGGGTGGAGTGGTTGGAGGGGgcggaggcggaggaggagcagcgggtaAAGAGAAAAGTGGAGTTCTTCCAACGCAGGCAGCCCCCACAACCACACGCATGCCCCAGGGGTCACTATTTACTCTCCGGTCCAAACATCCGGGCCACATCCCCGACCTGGTGCAAGACCACCTTGGTGAAAGTGGAAACAGTGAGGCTGGTAAAACACTGCAAGTTAAAGTCAAGCCACTCACACCAGAAACAATCCACATCACATGGACTGCAGCGCAACCAGCCCCATCGTTCCGGCTTTCCTGGTTGCGACTGGGTACAAGTCCTGCCATGGGCGACATTACAGAGACATTAGTTCCCGGCGATCGCAGAGAGTATCTACTCACTCAGCTGCAGCCACAGTCCAGTTATATCATCTGTATAGTACCCCTTTTCGTAAACGAGGGCAAAAGCTCTTCCCTTTCCTCAACAAACTTGAACAAGGACCATGAGCACCCAGCGTGTGCCAAGACTGAGACATCAGATCTCACAAGACAGTCAGATCAGGATGGGACAGATCAGGGAACAGACCAGTTTGCAGCCCTTCCAGTAGCTGGGATTATTGGGGGTGCCACAGCACTGGTCTCGCTGCTCCTAATTTTTGGCATCTTTTGTTGGTATGGCCATCGGGTGGGGTACCTGGCAGCCAGCGAACAGTCCATGTATGGGAGGGGAGATGTAGTTAACAGTCGTGCCAGTGGCAAACATTATGATGACTATGCTGAGTCGGGCACGATAAAGGACACCTCAATCTTAGAAATCAGGGGTCCTGGTTTCCAGATGACACCAATGGCAGCGCACCAGCCGCTGCAGCCCAAGGCTAAATGTGAGGACATGACCTACATTCACACCATCTTTCCATCAAACAACACGACTCTCTACAGGAGCACCCAAAACCACACAGCCAATTCAGGTTATGGGACCAACCGTGGGTACAGGGAGAGAGGTATACCAGATATAGATTACACATACACGTGA